A DNA window from Maribellus comscasis contains the following coding sequences:
- a CDS encoding SDR family oxidoreductase produces MKTEKVLIAGASGYLGRHITKQIVHSEYDSRLIVRNLKKSGFNLSVYDVVEAEVTKPETFKNIFNEVDYVISTVGITRQKDGLTYMDVDYQANVNLIDAARAGGVKKFIYVSVLNGQKLRHLKIGEAKEKLVDYLKNSGMDYSVIRPNGFFSDMADFLKMAKSGKVYLFGDGKLKLNPIHGDDLAEVCIHAIRSKEKEINVGGPDILSQNEIAELALKACSKPVKIVHLPDWIRKVTLWTVRTFTSSKTYGPIEFFLSTMVMEMVAPRYGTKKLEDFFIKKVKEQ; encoded by the coding sequence ATGAAAACAGAAAAAGTATTGATAGCCGGTGCATCGGGGTATTTGGGAAGACACATTACCAAACAAATAGTACACTCGGAATACGATTCCAGGCTCATCGTTCGTAACCTGAAAAAATCAGGATTTAATTTATCTGTTTATGATGTGGTTGAAGCAGAAGTAACAAAACCGGAAACCTTCAAAAACATTTTTAACGAAGTCGATTATGTTATCAGCACCGTAGGCATAACACGGCAGAAGGACGGGTTGACATATATGGATGTAGATTACCAGGCCAACGTAAATTTAATTGACGCTGCCAGGGCCGGCGGGGTCAAAAAATTCATTTATGTTTCTGTGCTTAACGGGCAGAAACTTCGCCATCTGAAAATTGGCGAAGCAAAAGAAAAACTGGTTGATTACCTGAAAAATTCAGGGATGGATTATTCAGTTATACGCCCCAATGGTTTCTTTTCTGACATGGCTGATTTTTTAAAAATGGCAAAAAGCGGAAAAGTTTATCTTTTTGGCGACGGGAAGTTAAAACTCAATCCGATTCATGGCGACGATCTGGCAGAGGTTTGTATTCATGCCATCCGTTCAAAAGAAAAGGAAATTAATGTTGGAGGCCCTGATATTCTGAGCCAGAATGAAATTGCAGAACTTGCCCTGAAAGCCTGTTCAAAACCAGTAAAAATAGTACATTTGCCCGACTGGATAAGAAAAGTTACACTTTGGACAGTAAGAACATTTACATCATCAAAAACATATGGCCCCATCGAATTTTTTCTTTCAACAATGGTTATGGAAATGGTGGCTCCCCGATACGGAACTAAAAAACTGGAAGATTTTTTTATTAAAAAAGTGAAAGAACAATAA
- a CDS encoding Crp/Fnr family transcriptional regulator: protein MYKKNEMIFCEGKISHDIYFVIKGCVRFFYNVHGKDRTAFFYTEGQFICAGESYTFQVPAKENFQAIEETTLMIFSRKNTDKLLKISPKFELIARIATENELISCQKIIASFVTQSAEERYKELLNNNGKLFQRVPQQYIASFLGVSPETLCRIKKRVLG from the coding sequence GTGTATAAAAAAAATGAAATGATTTTTTGTGAAGGTAAGATTTCTCACGACATATATTTTGTAATAAAAGGCTGTGTACGGTTTTTTTATAATGTGCACGGGAAAGACCGTACAGCGTTTTTCTATACCGAAGGCCAGTTTATTTGCGCAGGCGAAAGCTACACCTTTCAGGTTCCTGCAAAAGAAAACTTTCAGGCCATTGAAGAGACTACGCTTATGATATTTAGTCGGAAAAATACAGATAAACTACTGAAAATTTCCCCAAAATTTGAGTTAATTGCACGGATAGCAACCGAAAATGAGTTGATAAGCTGTCAAAAAATTATTGCATCTTTTGTTACTCAATCTGCTGAAGAAAGATACAAGGAACTGCTAAACAACAACGGGAAGCTGTTTCAAAGGGTTCCCCAGCAGTATATCGCGTCGTTTCTGGGTGTATCTCCTGAAACGCTCTGCAGAATAAAAAAAAGAGTGCTGGGCTAA
- a CDS encoding VOC family protein, translating to MKLGAFSVSLNVKDIKVSKQFYENLGFSVFAGDVTQNYLIMKNENSLIGLFQGMFENNILTFNPGWDENANTLKNFDDVRDIQKDLKSKGINLEREADENTSGPENIVLFDPDGNVILIDQHV from the coding sequence ATGAAATTAGGAGCGTTTTCTGTGAGTTTGAATGTGAAAGACATCAAAGTTTCAAAACAATTTTATGAAAACCTGGGATTCTCCGTTTTTGCAGGAGATGTAACACAAAATTACCTCATCATGAAAAATGAAAATTCATTGATTGGCTTATTCCAGGGAATGTTTGAAAATAATATCCTGACGTTCAATCCCGGCTGGGACGAGAATGCCAACACGCTCAAAAATTTTGACGATGTGCGTGACATTCAGAAAGATTTAAAAAGTAAAGGTATTAATCTGGAACGTGAAGCCGATGAAAACACCAGTGGTCCGGAAAATATCGTTTTATTTGATCCTGACGGTAATG
- a CDS encoding chloramphenicol acetyltransferase, with protein sequence MKTIDIENWDRKEHFLFFSRMDYPQYNICMDIDVTNFLAFIKARKLSFYYSMIYVASTALNRIKNFRYRIRDGKVVLHDQIHPSFTDMDEDKNAGLFKFVTLDLRGDIETFEKKAKEANKNQTEYFEFEKLAGRDDLIFITCIPWISFTHISHTISLNKNDSVPRISWGKYFKRDEKVCLPFSVQVNHALVDGLHIGKYIDELQQYIDNLK encoded by the coding sequence ATGAAAACTATCGACATCGAAAACTGGGACAGAAAAGAACACTTTCTGTTCTTTAGTCGGATGGATTATCCTCAATATAACATTTGTATGGATATTGATGTCACAAACTTTCTGGCTTTTATAAAAGCCAGAAAGTTATCGTTTTACTATTCGATGATTTATGTTGCATCAACTGCTTTAAACAGGATAAAAAATTTCAGATACCGGATAAGAGACGGTAAAGTTGTTTTGCACGATCAGATACATCCTTCATTCACCGATATGGATGAAGATAAAAACGCCGGATTGTTTAAATTCGTCACACTCGATTTGCGGGGTGATATTGAAACATTTGAAAAAAAAGCAAAAGAGGCGAACAAAAACCAAACGGAGTATTTTGAATTTGAAAAACTGGCAGGCCGGGATGATTTGATTTTTATTACCTGTATCCCATGGATTTCTTTTACGCATATTTCGCACACAATTTCCTTAAACAAAAACGATTCTGTCCCAAGAATTTCCTGGGGGAAATATTTTAAACGCGACGAAAAAGTTTGCTTACCATTTTCTGTTCAGGTAAACCACGCTCTTGTTGACGGCTTGCATATCGGAAAATATATTGATGAATTGCAGCAATATATAGACAACTTAAAATAG
- a CDS encoding beta-L-arabinofuranosidase domain-containing protein, translating into MKMCKLFVGMIISFYVLGTNSVFAQGGDQILDGIGETGLISRYTFEGNAKDWSRNNLHGSIHGSGFKFEDDDLFGKVLSLPEDGEAFISIPGQSVIGEESLSITGWIYLRAAKSGQLFFDFGKNSQSHFFVAPAGNGNEEGFLAQIITKSDKYIASSPAVAPYKWNHLAVVLNVSAKTLSTYLNGELAGETKSVEMELNQLFDNNSGENNKLYIGKSMASDKPSLNAKLYDFRIYRIPLSERQVKRIHDNALKEEEAVVRTRIEPDRDLPKFPETTPQLYNAYLTSVPDIQVETVVGYLPSLPRYVKGVYSNKIEGPDVRVLWPSPEDNSQVLSPGTYTITGRVAGTDIQPKAFVKVNEEKDPATPNRKLEVFNLDQVVLNTDFHHHKTKFIENRDKFITGLAKTNPDNFLYMFRNAFGQEQPEGAQPLGVWDSQETKLRGHATGHYLSAIAQAYASTGYDASVQANFADKMEYMVNTLYELSQMSGQPKTTGGENVSDPLAVPPGPGKSDFDSDLSVEGIRTDYWNWGKGFISAYPPDQFIMLENGASYGTDNTKIWAPYYTLHKILAGLMDIYEVSGNEKALEIVKCMGDWVFVRLSEVPTQTLISMWNRYIAGEFGGMNEAMARLYRLTNEPRYMEVAQLFDNIRVFFGDAEHAHGLAKNVDMFRGLHANQHIPQIMGALEIYRDSDLPEYYHIADNFWNMATNDYMYSIGGVAGARNPANAECFTSQPATLYENGFSAGGQNETCATYNMLKLTRNLFLFEQRAELMDYYERGLYNHILASVAEHSPANTYHVPLRPGSVKRFGNPDMSGFTCCNGTALESSTKLQNSIYFKSADNKALYINLYVPSTLNWTEKNITVTQTTAFPKEDHTRLIINGNGSFDINVRVPHWATKGFFVKINGKDEKIKASPGSYLTLSRKWKDGDTVELIMPFEFHLEPVMDQQNIASLFYGPVLLAAQEDEPRKEWRKITLNAKDISKSISGDAEQLQFTIDGVVFKPFYETYGRHSVYLDVTLK; encoded by the coding sequence ATGAAAATGTGTAAACTGTTCGTTGGAATGATAATCAGCTTTTATGTATTGGGCACAAATTCGGTATTTGCCCAAGGTGGAGATCAGATTTTAGACGGGATTGGAGAAACGGGATTAATTTCCCGCTATACATTTGAAGGGAATGCAAAAGATTGGTCCCGTAACAATCTACACGGCAGCATTCATGGCTCCGGATTCAAATTTGAAGATGACGATTTGTTTGGCAAGGTACTCTCTTTGCCGGAAGATGGTGAAGCGTTTATCTCAATCCCGGGACAATCCGTGATTGGAGAAGAATCGTTAAGTATCACCGGTTGGATCTACCTGCGTGCCGCAAAAAGCGGGCAGCTTTTTTTCGATTTTGGGAAAAACAGCCAGTCGCATTTCTTTGTTGCCCCGGCAGGCAACGGGAACGAAGAAGGCTTTCTGGCTCAAATTATAACAAAATCGGATAAATATATTGCAAGTTCACCGGCAGTAGCTCCTTACAAGTGGAACCACCTGGCTGTTGTACTAAATGTTTCGGCAAAAACATTAAGTACCTACCTTAATGGAGAACTTGCTGGTGAGACAAAAAGTGTAGAGATGGAGTTAAATCAGCTTTTTGATAACAATTCAGGGGAAAATAATAAACTTTACATCGGAAAATCAATGGCTTCAGACAAACCGTCTTTAAATGCCAAATTGTATGATTTCAGAATCTACAGAATCCCTTTAAGTGAAAGACAAGTTAAAAGAATTCATGATAATGCTCTGAAAGAGGAAGAGGCGGTAGTCAGGACAAGAATAGAACCAGACCGGGATCTTCCAAAATTTCCAGAAACAACACCTCAATTATATAATGCTTATTTAACCAGCGTTCCGGATATTCAGGTAGAGACCGTAGTTGGATATCTTCCGAGTTTACCACGCTATGTAAAAGGAGTGTACAGCAACAAAATTGAAGGACCCGATGTGAGGGTACTTTGGCCATCACCTGAAGATAACAGCCAGGTACTTAGCCCCGGCACATACACGATAACGGGAAGAGTGGCGGGAACAGACATACAGCCCAAAGCATTTGTAAAAGTAAATGAGGAAAAAGACCCTGCCACCCCCAACCGAAAACTGGAGGTTTTTAATCTTGATCAGGTGGTACTAAATACAGATTTTCATCATCACAAAACAAAATTTATAGAAAACCGTGATAAATTTATAACAGGCCTCGCCAAAACAAATCCGGACAATTTCCTTTACATGTTTCGGAATGCCTTTGGGCAGGAACAACCTGAAGGAGCTCAACCACTGGGTGTATGGGACAGTCAGGAAACAAAACTGCGTGGCCATGCCACAGGACATTATCTTAGTGCCATCGCTCAGGCATATGCCAGTACTGGTTACGATGCCTCAGTCCAGGCCAACTTCGCTGATAAAATGGAGTATATGGTGAATACACTGTATGAATTGTCGCAAATGTCGGGACAGCCAAAAACAACCGGAGGAGAAAATGTGTCAGACCCATTGGCGGTACCTCCCGGTCCGGGAAAATCAGACTTTGATTCAGATTTGAGTGTTGAGGGAATCAGAACAGATTACTGGAATTGGGGGAAAGGATTTATCAGCGCCTATCCGCCAGACCAATTTATTATGTTGGAAAATGGGGCAAGCTATGGAACAGATAATACAAAGATTTGGGCTCCCTATTACACCTTACATAAAATCCTTGCCGGCCTAATGGACATTTATGAAGTGAGTGGCAATGAAAAGGCACTGGAAATAGTAAAATGCATGGGCGACTGGGTATTCGTTAGATTGAGTGAGGTGCCAACCCAAACACTAATAAGTATGTGGAACAGATACATTGCCGGAGAGTTTGGAGGAATGAACGAAGCGATGGCAAGACTATACCGCCTGACAAACGAACCTCGCTACATGGAAGTTGCGCAACTATTTGATAACATCAGAGTGTTTTTTGGCGATGCTGAACATGCTCACGGACTGGCAAAAAATGTGGATATGTTTCGGGGATTACACGCCAACCAGCACATACCTCAAATTATGGGGGCGCTTGAAATCTATCGCGATTCTGATTTGCCGGAATATTATCATATAGCCGATAATTTCTGGAATATGGCGACAAACGATTATATGTACAGTATCGGAGGAGTTGCAGGCGCACGTAATCCGGCGAATGCGGAATGTTTTACCAGTCAACCGGCAACGCTTTATGAGAACGGATTTTCTGCCGGTGGACAGAATGAAACCTGTGCAACATACAATATGCTAAAATTAACCCGGAATCTTTTTCTATTTGAGCAGCGGGCTGAGTTAATGGACTACTATGAACGCGGGCTTTACAATCATATTCTTGCTTCAGTTGCGGAGCACAGTCCTGCCAACACCTATCATGTTCCTCTCAGACCAGGTTCTGTAAAACGATTTGGGAACCCCGACATGAGCGGTTTTACCTGCTGTAACGGGACGGCTCTTGAAAGTAGCACAAAACTTCAAAACTCAATTTACTTCAAAAGTGCCGACAACAAGGCTTTGTATATAAACCTCTATGTGCCTTCTACACTAAACTGGACAGAAAAAAATATCACAGTAACACAAACAACGGCATTTCCAAAAGAAGACCATACCCGGTTAATCATAAATGGCAACGGCAGTTTTGACATTAATGTACGTGTGCCACACTGGGCAACAAAAGGATTTTTTGTAAAAATAAACGGGAAAGATGAAAAAATTAAGGCTAGCCCGGGAAGCTATCTTACATTAAGCCGTAAATGGAAAGACGGAGATACAGTTGAGTTGATTATGCCGTTTGAGTTTCATTTGGAACCCGTTATGGATCAGCAAAATATTGCCAGTTTATTTTACGGACCGGTTTTACTGGCCGCTCAGGAAGATGAACCACGAAAAGAATGGCGAAAAATAACACTGAATGCAAAAGATATAAGTAAATCAATATCAGGTGATGCTGAACAACTGCAATTTACCATTGACGGTGTTGTTTTTAAACCTTTTTATGAAACATATGGACGGCATTCGGTTTATCTGGATGTTACTTTAAAATAG